In Candidatus Methylomirabilota bacterium, the following are encoded in one genomic region:
- a CDS encoding SDR family oxidoreductase translates to MTPDSPIHLSGWALVLGASSGFGEATALALAEAGMSVAGVHLDRKATLPNAERIAGEIRRRGREALFFNVNAADPDRRTEVLDALQRHLETRGEPGQLRVLLHSLAFGTLKPFLAEPIKEAVSKDQMDMTLDVMAHTLVYWTQDIVVRGLMGSGGRVFAMTSGGGARVLPNYGAVSGAKAALESHVRQLAMELAPRGITVNAVRAGVTDTPALQKIPGADKIKAAALARNPGGRLTTPVDVARALVAFAHSSTYWMTGNVLGVDGGEDIVG, encoded by the coding sequence ATGACCCCCGACTCCCCGATCCACCTGTCCGGCTGGGCTCTGGTCCTGGGCGCGTCGTCCGGCTTTGGCGAAGCGACCGCCCTGGCCCTGGCCGAGGCCGGCATGTCGGTGGCCGGTGTCCACCTCGACCGCAAGGCGACGCTCCCGAACGCCGAGCGGATCGCCGGGGAGATCAGGCGGCGCGGCCGCGAGGCGCTGTTCTTCAACGTCAACGCCGCCGACCCCGACCGCCGGACCGAGGTGCTCGACGCTCTCCAGCGCCATCTCGAGACCCGCGGTGAGCCGGGACAGCTCCGGGTCCTGCTCCACTCGCTCGCCTTCGGCACGCTCAAGCCGTTCCTGGCCGAACCCATCAAGGAAGCCGTGTCCAAGGACCAGATGGACATGACCCTCGACGTGATGGCCCACACCCTCGTCTACTGGACGCAGGACATCGTCGTCCGCGGGCTCATGGGGTCGGGAGGTCGCGTCTTCGCCATGACGAGTGGCGGCGGCGCCCGCGTCCTCCCGAACTACGGCGCGGTCTCCGGCGCCAAGGCTGCCCTCGAGTCCCACGTTCGGCAGCTCGCCATGGAGCTGGCCCCTCGGGGGATCACGGTCAACGCCGTGCGGGCCGGCGTGACCGACACACCGGCGCTCCAGAAGATCCCGGGCGCCGACAAGATCAAGGCCGCCGCCCTGGCCCGGAACCCCGGTGGCCGCCTGACGACACCCGTGGATGTCGCCCGCGCCCTCGTCGCCTTCGCGCATTCCAGCACCTACTGGATGACCGGGAACGTGCTGGGCGTGGATGGCGGCGAAGACATCGTCGGCTAG
- a CDS encoding tetratricopeptide repeat protein produces MEKLLLLAVLSWLTGQPLLSLLVVLLLTGGTYGYLTGRLFRIPEAFERWRTIRELDRTVRTNPHDAAAQSDLGRLLVEAGRPARALPHLEAAAARVPDAPEVLYYLGAARLGLGDLAGGRPLIEQALALDPKLRYGEPHLALANYHLRRGEAARAVPHLEEFTALHASSVEGRYKLARAYRATDQVSRARAALDEAIRVYRDAPRFRRRQERLWRLRAGWLRRRLAARSLWP; encoded by the coding sequence GTGGAAAAGCTGCTCCTCCTGGCGGTCCTGTCCTGGCTCACGGGGCAACCCCTTCTCTCCCTCCTGGTGGTGCTCCTGCTCACCGGCGGCACCTACGGGTACCTGACCGGGCGACTCTTCCGCATCCCAGAAGCCTTCGAGCGGTGGCGAACGATCCGGGAGCTCGACCGGACCGTACGCACGAACCCCCACGACGCGGCGGCCCAGAGTGACCTCGGTCGCCTCCTGGTCGAGGCGGGCCGGCCGGCCCGAGCCCTGCCACACCTGGAGGCGGCCGCCGCCCGCGTGCCGGACGCCCCCGAAGTCCTCTACTACCTCGGCGCCGCTCGACTGGGCCTCGGCGACCTCGCGGGTGGCCGCCCCCTCATCGAGCAGGCGCTCGCCCTCGATCCCAAGCTCCGCTACGGGGAGCCGCATCTGGCGCTCGCCAATTACCACCTCCGGCGGGGCGAGGCCGCCCGGGCCGTCCCTCACCTCGAGGAGTTCACCGCTCTGCATGCTTCCAGCGTGGAGGGTCGCTACAAACTCGCCCGCGCCTACCGCGCGACCGACCAGGTGAGCCGGGCCCGGGCCGCGCTCGACGAGGCCATCCGGGTCTACCGGGACGCGCCACGGTTCAGGCGGCGCCAGGAGCGGCTGTGGCGCCTGCGAGCCGGCTGGCTCCGGCGGCGGCTGGCCGCGCGAAGCCTCTGGCCGTGA
- a CDS encoding molybdopterin-binding protein has translation MANTAGIILIGNELLSGKVVDANATYLCRQFRDLGVDVRKVSVIPDEVELIAREVREFHQVYTWVFTSGGVGPTHDDVTIEGIARGLGVGVVRHPALVARLGQLYQGRVNEARLKMAEIPEGAELLAEDALIVPVLAIENVFIFPGVPEIFRQKFDAIKERFRERPFILRSVYVRIGEGTLAEHLNAMLREFPQLLCGSYPEFSNPEYKVRVTLESKEPDYLEQALAYLLGRLPGEVVVRIQ, from the coding sequence ATGGCGAACACCGCCGGCATCATCCTGATCGGTAACGAGCTTCTCTCGGGCAAGGTCGTGGACGCGAATGCGACCTACCTCTGTCGTCAGTTCCGGGATCTCGGGGTAGACGTCCGCAAGGTCTCGGTGATCCCCGACGAGGTGGAGCTCATCGCCCGCGAGGTCCGCGAGTTCCACCAGGTCTACACCTGGGTCTTCACGTCGGGGGGCGTGGGCCCGACCCATGACGACGTCACGATCGAGGGAATCGCCCGGGGGCTCGGAGTCGGAGTGGTCCGGCACCCGGCTCTGGTTGCACGCCTCGGCCAGCTCTACCAGGGTAGGGTCAACGAGGCGCGCCTCAAGATGGCTGAGATCCCCGAGGGCGCCGAGCTGCTGGCCGAGGACGCCTTGATCGTGCCGGTGCTCGCCATCGAGAACGTGTTCATTTTCCCCGGCGTGCCCGAAATCTTCCGCCAGAAGTTCGACGCGATCAAGGAGCGCTTCCGCGAGCGCCCGTTCATCCTCCGGAGCGTCTACGTCCGGATTGGCGAGGGCACACTGGCCGAGCACCTGAACGCGATGCTGCGGGAGTTCCCCCAGCTCTTGTGTGGCTCCTATCCCGAGTTCTCGAACCCCGAGTACAAGGTCCGGGTGACGTTGGAATCGAAGGAGCCGGACTACCTCGAGCAGGCCCTCGCCTATCTCCTCGGCCGGCTGCCTGGCGAGGTCGTCGTCCGCATCCAGTAG
- a CDS encoding alpha/beta hydrolase, producing MRAAVVTTLALLTGCGSAVERSFIYYPTRRLEATPGDYGLAFEEIRLVAEDGVGLHGWYVPGRRPVTVLWCHGNGGNISHRVENLRLLHDRLGAGTLLFDYRGYGESQGVPSEAGTYRDARAFRAWLRRHALRRDEPVVYFGRSLGAAVAAVLAVEDPPAALILETPFTSVQAMANLTLPGAGYLFRTRYDTLGRMGQVRAPILVLHGDADEVVPFRHGRAVFEAAPDPKAFHRIAGARHNDTFLVGGEAYWEVWERFLATHVPGWDAR from the coding sequence GTGCGGGCTGCCGTCGTCACGACCCTGGCTCTGCTCACGGGGTGCGGGAGCGCCGTCGAGCGATCCTTTATCTACTACCCCACACGTCGCCTCGAGGCAACCCCGGGAGATTACGGACTCGCCTTCGAGGAGATCCGGCTGGTCGCGGAGGACGGCGTCGGCCTCCACGGCTGGTACGTCCCGGGCCGGCGGCCGGTGACCGTGTTGTGGTGCCACGGCAATGGGGGCAACATCTCCCACCGGGTGGAGAACCTCCGGCTTCTCCATGACCGCCTCGGGGCGGGCACCCTCCTCTTCGACTACCGGGGCTACGGCGAGAGCCAGGGCGTTCCCTCGGAAGCCGGGACCTATCGCGACGCCCGGGCCTTCCGAGCCTGGCTCCGCCGTCACGCGCTCCGGCGCGACGAACCCGTCGTCTATTTCGGCCGCTCCCTCGGCGCCGCCGTCGCCGCGGTCCTCGCCGTCGAGGATCCGCCGGCGGCCCTCATTCTGGAAACGCCTTTCACCTCGGTCCAGGCGATGGCCAATCTGACCCTGCCCGGCGCGGGCTACCTCTTCCGCACCCGCTACGACACCCTCGGCCGGATGGGCCAGGTGCGCGCCCCCATTCTAGTCCTCCACGGCGACGCCGACGAAGTTGTGCCGTTCCGGCACGGGCGGGCCGTCTTCGAGGCTGCCCCCGATCCCAAGGCCTTCCACCGGATCGCGGGGGCCCGCCACAACGACACGTTCCTGGTCGGCGGTGAGGCGTACTGGGAAGTCTGGGAGCGCTTCCTGGCAACCCACGTCCCGGGCTGGGACGCACGCTGA
- a CDS encoding tetratricopeptide repeat protein: MAGALLIGSGFVSAADATPLSKPEVVKLIRKNVQERRLLAVVRELGIDFKMTAEITDELRAAGATPTLVQALQALAWGEGTVAPGGSPPGLLPSAPAPAGAAPPASSVAVAPSPPAPAPAAATASVPSVAAAPVPAPAPAAAPPPAPTPPATATRPVSSEAEEPREETKPGHPLEPPPAAALPKGAAETMAALILGPPPPPPPPIASPARVPVMTTALPPAGIPAPAPTAPAPEAPPAAEAPSRWELVRPLLEKAQTLATEGDIRGAQTLVVRAMEIDPGEPQVWKAFKGIEADLLARAETFLADGQLPRALREFQFVIRANPESALGHNGVGLALLQLKNYDEAVAAFERALSLDSANARYRQALTRARSLQRASKALERTGQENLKEMLGDQPGKKKGP; the protein is encoded by the coding sequence GTGGCCGGGGCGCTGCTGATCGGCTCCGGGTTTGTCTCCGCGGCCGACGCGACCCCCCTCAGCAAGCCCGAGGTCGTCAAGCTCATCCGGAAGAACGTCCAGGAGCGACGGCTGCTGGCCGTCGTGCGAGAGCTCGGAATCGACTTCAAGATGACCGCGGAGATCACGGACGAGCTCCGGGCCGCCGGCGCCACGCCGACGCTGGTTCAGGCGCTTCAGGCCCTCGCCTGGGGGGAGGGGACCGTCGCGCCCGGCGGGAGTCCCCCGGGCCTCCTGCCCTCGGCCCCGGCTCCTGCCGGCGCCGCGCCTCCGGCCTCCTCGGTCGCCGTGGCCCCCTCTCCCCCGGCGCCCGCTCCCGCCGCGGCCACAGCCTCGGTCCCCTCGGTCGCCGCCGCCCCCGTGCCGGCTCCCGCTCCGGCCGCCGCGCCTCCTCCGGCGCCGACCCCGCCCGCGACTGCCACCCGACCGGTGTCCAGCGAGGCCGAGGAGCCGCGGGAAGAGACGAAGCCGGGGCACCCTCTGGAGCCGCCGCCTGCCGCCGCCTTGCCCAAGGGGGCGGCCGAGACCATGGCCGCCCTGATTCTGGGACCGCCGCCACCGCCGCCGCCGCCCATTGCGTCACCGGCCCGGGTGCCCGTGATGACCACGGCCCTGCCACCGGCGGGCATCCCGGCGCCCGCGCCCACAGCCCCGGCTCCCGAAGCCCCGCCGGCGGCCGAGGCTCCCAGCCGGTGGGAGCTGGTGCGCCCGCTCCTCGAGAAGGCCCAGACGCTCGCCACCGAGGGCGACATTCGTGGCGCCCAGACGCTCGTCGTCAGGGCCATGGAAATCGACCCCGGCGAGCCGCAGGTCTGGAAGGCCTTCAAGGGGATCGAAGCCGACCTCCTCGCCCGCGCGGAGACGTTCCTGGCCGACGGCCAGCTTCCCCGCGCCCTCCGCGAGTTCCAGTTCGTGATCCGGGCCAACCCGGAGTCCGCCCTCGGGCACAACGGTGTCGGCCTCGCCCTCTTGCAGCTCAAGAACTACGACGAGGCGGTGGCGGCCTTCGAGCGAGCGCTCTCCCTCGACTCCGCGAACGCCCGGTATCGGCAGGCGCTGACGCGGGCGCGAAGCCTGCAGAGGGCCTCCAAGGCGCTCGAGCGGACCGGGCAGGAGAACCTGAAGGAGATGCTCGGCGACCAACCCGGGAAGAAGAAAGGACCCTGA
- a CDS encoding CsgG/HfaB family protein: MAIVALWLAGCAAGGADFELGQKLSGQQKWDEAIRAYEQALQKEPDNAQYKTALAQTRAGAAQEQLRGATAVAGAMNRLPEIDQGLAAVERALKYDPGHAPSLQFQATLRERRTALARQVEQLLAEGRGNAQREEWAEAEQAAVRALAIDPGNAVATRQRAEAIRGAIDRSLRLATQAEAAEEWREAARHLEEALGRDPSNEGIQSRLKTARERDSLAYYMGRASRLEAEGQPEKAFWFLRAAAKYWPNDVRLRDSMERVAREGRRRYYAEALRRAENDDWGKVYAALGQSLQAFGPAAGVDSQLRGVTRELTAKLYERALEFENQKMWGNTFLWFQTLQQVDPLYRDVANKVEQTREKLLDRASLKIAVLELEAPKAAPDAGSIVSGSIVTNLFKLGRKDFRVIEREALQSIIKEISIGQAGVLDVETAKEIGKIAGIDVILVGRVLQYKVDQNEAEGRKTVTVQVGSRTVPNPAYEIHLAQVREGRKKAADGVPPQTIQEPVHQLFTYRVGTVTAVGYVSVSFRLVGVERGEILLAEKIDEQETFKQDFSEGVEAAGIQAVAKNAPIPTEVLNRVTEKVVVNIVRLIARHYGSRQEYYLNAGRELQRRRQFTRAVEEYMNCTASAELERTGEQFAALAKNHIEDLLRQ; the protein is encoded by the coding sequence GTGGCGATAGTGGCGCTCTGGCTGGCGGGATGTGCCGCCGGGGGAGCGGACTTCGAGCTGGGGCAGAAGTTATCGGGCCAGCAGAAGTGGGATGAGGCGATCCGCGCCTACGAGCAGGCCCTGCAGAAGGAGCCCGACAACGCCCAGTACAAGACCGCGCTGGCCCAGACGCGCGCGGGCGCCGCTCAGGAGCAGCTTCGGGGCGCCACCGCGGTGGCCGGCGCGATGAATCGGCTCCCCGAGATCGACCAAGGACTGGCGGCGGTGGAGCGCGCGCTCAAGTACGATCCGGGACACGCTCCGTCCCTCCAGTTCCAGGCGACGCTGCGCGAGCGTCGAACGGCGCTGGCTCGCCAGGTCGAGCAGCTTCTCGCCGAGGGGCGCGGGAACGCGCAGCGCGAGGAATGGGCGGAGGCCGAGCAGGCCGCCGTCCGGGCGCTCGCCATCGACCCCGGCAATGCGGTCGCCACCCGCCAGCGGGCGGAGGCGATCCGGGGGGCGATCGACCGAAGCCTCCGGCTGGCGACCCAGGCGGAGGCCGCCGAGGAGTGGCGTGAGGCGGCGCGGCACCTGGAGGAAGCGCTCGGGCGCGATCCGTCGAACGAGGGGATCCAGTCGCGCCTGAAGACGGCTCGCGAGCGCGACAGCCTCGCCTACTACATGGGTCGCGCCAGCCGGCTGGAGGCGGAAGGCCAGCCCGAGAAGGCCTTCTGGTTCCTGCGGGCCGCGGCCAAGTACTGGCCCAACGACGTGCGTCTCCGCGACAGCATGGAACGGGTGGCCCGAGAGGGACGCCGACGGTACTACGCGGAGGCCCTCCGGCGCGCGGAGAACGACGACTGGGGTAAAGTCTACGCGGCCCTCGGGCAGTCGCTGCAAGCCTTCGGCCCCGCCGCCGGCGTCGACTCCCAGCTCCGCGGGGTGACCCGGGAGCTGACGGCCAAGCTCTACGAGCGGGCCCTCGAATTCGAGAACCAGAAGATGTGGGGCAACACGTTTCTCTGGTTCCAGACCCTCCAGCAGGTCGATCCGCTCTATCGCGACGTCGCGAACAAGGTCGAGCAGACGCGCGAGAAGCTCCTGGATCGGGCATCCTTGAAGATCGCCGTGCTCGAGCTGGAGGCGCCCAAGGCGGCGCCCGACGCGGGGTCGATCGTCTCGGGCAGCATCGTGACCAATCTCTTCAAGCTCGGGCGGAAGGATTTCCGGGTGATCGAGCGGGAGGCGCTCCAGTCGATCATCAAGGAGATCTCGATCGGCCAGGCCGGCGTCCTCGACGTGGAGACGGCCAAGGAGATCGGGAAGATCGCCGGCATCGACGTCATCCTCGTCGGACGCGTGCTGCAGTACAAGGTGGACCAGAACGAAGCCGAAGGGCGGAAGACGGTCACGGTCCAGGTGGGGTCGCGGACGGTCCCCAACCCCGCCTACGAGATCCACCTCGCCCAGGTCCGCGAAGGGCGGAAGAAGGCTGCGGACGGGGTGCCGCCCCAGACCATCCAGGAGCCGGTCCACCAGCTGTTCACCTATCGCGTGGGCACGGTGACGGCGGTCGGCTACGTGAGCGTGTCCTTCCGGCTGGTCGGAGTCGAGCGCGGCGAGATCCTCCTGGCCGAGAAGATCGACGAGCAGGAGACCTTCAAGCAGGACTTCTCCGAGGGCGTCGAGGCGGCCGGCATCCAGGCGGTGGCGAAGAACGCGCCCATTCCGACCGAAGTGCTCAACCGGGTCACCGAGAAGGTCGTGGTCAACATCGTCCGGCTGATCGCCAGGCACTACGGCAGCCGGCAGGAGTACTACCTGAACGCGGGCCGCGAGCTTCAGCGGCGACGGCAGTTCACCCGGGCGGTCGAGGAATACATGAACTGCACCGCGAGCGCGGAGCTGGAGCGGACCGGGGAGCAATTCGCCGCTCTCGCCAAGAATCACATCGAGGACCTCCTGCGCCAGTAG
- a CDS encoding protein kinase, giving the protein MSGAPERIGKYRVLEPLGRGGMGAVYKAHDPQLDRLVAIKVMAEGADVGVEARERFLREAQSAARLNHPHIITVYELGEDQGQIFIVMELLEGEPLSRVVDRTPPLPLRQKLNLMIQICSGLAFAHQRGVVHRDIKPANIFVLRSGQVKILDFGIARLQTSELTRTGLVMGTPNYMSPEQARGRRTDARSDIFSVGVVFYELLSGQKPFGGEDYFETMEKVRSEPPPPLEELAPSLPPALVRAVSRALAKDPAARYQSLDALRADLEVVLDLVPAETPTDLREEVDRKFAEVMRLHRVLVAAVGAAALGEETLPLAEPHLSDAGLTTILRDLESQAERLRGFARTVESLEPKVARGIAAFERGAFDEAVAELDAVLREVPQHQRARDYRDRARLEEFRERTVRTLGPTRGAPQPGSERPTVVAGPRLTPREPAGAIAVATPPPRPLTEGGPRSDTTPSIADATRSVSDRRGRLVLAGVALVAILGGGAFLYRFPSPQGGSAPSAPAAPVQPPVVASPPSPPAPAAPAPAAPAESRPAPAPAPQAPRPTPPPAASKPQPAPAGKPAAAAPAPGQGSPARPAESRLTADQRQAVADYLELAQFHRERGDNQRALSEYQRALEIDPENVQARKGRAEVEQALKARR; this is encoded by the coding sequence GTGAGCGGCGCCCCCGAGCGCATCGGCAAGTACCGCGTCCTCGAGCCCCTCGGCCGCGGGGGGATGGGCGCCGTCTACAAAGCCCACGACCCGCAGCTGGACCGACTGGTCGCGATCAAGGTCATGGCGGAGGGCGCGGACGTCGGGGTCGAGGCCCGCGAGCGCTTTCTCCGCGAAGCCCAGTCGGCGGCCCGCCTCAATCATCCGCACATCATCACGGTCTACGAGCTCGGGGAGGACCAGGGACAGATCTTCATCGTCATGGAACTCCTGGAGGGTGAGCCCCTCTCGCGAGTCGTCGACCGCACGCCCCCGCTGCCGCTGCGACAGAAGCTCAACCTGATGATTCAGATCTGCTCGGGGCTGGCCTTCGCCCATCAGCGTGGAGTGGTCCACCGCGACATCAAGCCGGCGAACATCTTCGTGCTGCGGAGCGGTCAGGTGAAGATCCTCGACTTCGGGATCGCGCGCCTGCAAACCTCCGAGCTCACCCGCACGGGCCTGGTGATGGGTACTCCCAACTACATGTCCCCCGAGCAGGCACGGGGCCGGCGGACGGATGCCCGGTCGGACATCTTCTCGGTAGGGGTCGTGTTCTATGAGCTCCTGTCCGGGCAGAAGCCGTTCGGGGGCGAGGACTACTTCGAGACGATGGAGAAGGTGCGCTCGGAGCCGCCGCCTCCGCTCGAGGAGCTGGCGCCGAGCCTGCCGCCGGCCCTGGTTCGCGCGGTGAGCCGCGCCCTCGCCAAGGATCCCGCGGCCCGCTATCAGAGCCTCGACGCGCTCCGCGCGGACCTGGAGGTGGTGCTGGATCTCGTCCCGGCCGAGACCCCCACCGACCTGCGCGAGGAGGTCGACCGGAAGTTCGCGGAGGTCATGCGGCTCCACCGAGTGCTGGTGGCGGCGGTCGGGGCGGCCGCGCTGGGCGAGGAGACGCTCCCGCTGGCCGAGCCCCACCTCTCGGACGCGGGCCTCACGACGATCCTGCGGGATCTGGAGAGTCAGGCCGAGCGGCTGCGCGGCTTCGCGCGCACTGTCGAGAGCCTGGAGCCGAAGGTGGCCCGCGGGATCGCGGCGTTCGAGCGCGGCGCGTTCGACGAGGCGGTCGCGGAGCTGGACGCTGTCCTCCGGGAGGTCCCCCAGCACCAGCGCGCCCGCGATTACCGCGACCGGGCGCGGCTCGAAGAGTTCCGCGAGCGCACGGTCAGAACCCTGGGGCCGACGCGGGGCGCCCCGCAGCCAGGGTCCGAGCGACCGACGGTGGTGGCGGGGCCCCGGCTCACCCCGCGCGAACCGGCCGGCGCCATCGCCGTGGCGACGCCGCCCCCGCGCCCGCTCACCGAGGGGGGGCCGCGGAGCGACACCACTCCGTCGATCGCCGACGCGACCCGCTCGGTCTCCGACCGGCGGGGGCGCCTCGTCCTGGCGGGAGTGGCGCTGGTGGCAATCCTCGGAGGCGGGGCCTTTCTCTACCGCTTCCCGAGCCCCCAGGGCGGGAGCGCGCCCTCGGCGCCGGCGGCGCCCGTTCAGCCCCCCGTCGTGGCGTCTCCGCCCTCCCCGCCCGCGCCGGCTGCCCCCGCGCCCGCGGCACCCGCCGAAAGCCGGCCGGCGCCGGCGCCCGCCCCTCAGGCTCCGCGGCCGACACCGCCGCCGGCCGCATCCAAGCCGCAGCCGGCGCCGGCCGGGAAGCCCGCCGCCGCAGCGCCGGCGCCCGGCCAGGGGTCGCCGGCCAGGCCGGCCGAGAGCCGGCTCACGGCGGACCAGCGACAAGCGGTGGCCGACTACCTCGAGCTGGCCCAGTTCCACCGGGAGCGGGGCGACAACCAGCGGGCGCTGAGCGAGTACCAGCGAGCGCTCGAGATCGATCCGGAGAACGTCCAGGCGCGAAAGGGCAGGGCCGAGGTCGAGCAGGCGTTGAAGGCCAGGCGCTGA
- a CDS encoding nuclear transport factor 2 family protein codes for MAEEVDAVRTANERFYRAFESLSLAEMEPLWAHGAHVACVHPGWPRLVGWEAVRDSWDAIFRNTLEMRFTVTDVQVEVRGDVAWVICTENILSEARGNLSVTAILATNVFERHGDDWLMVHHHASHILSAPGASETETDTS; via the coding sequence ATGGCTGAGGAAGTCGACGCCGTCCGGACGGCGAACGAGCGCTTCTACCGCGCCTTCGAGAGCCTGAGCCTGGCCGAGATGGAGCCCCTCTGGGCCCACGGGGCGCACGTGGCCTGCGTCCACCCGGGGTGGCCGCGCCTGGTGGGCTGGGAGGCAGTCCGTGACTCCTGGGACGCGATCTTCCGGAATACCCTGGAGATGCGCTTCACCGTGACAGACGTGCAAGTGGAGGTCCGCGGCGACGTCGCGTGGGTCATCTGCACCGAGAACATCCTGTCCGAGGCCCGCGGGAACCTTTCAGTGACCGCCATCCTCGCCACCAACGTCTTCGAGCGCCACGGCGACGACTGGCTCATGGTTCACCACCACGCCTCGCACATCCTGTCGGCGCCCGGCGCGTCGGAGACGGAGACCGATACCTCCTGA
- a CDS encoding Rieske (2Fe-2S) protein, protein MTEPTEWSAATHEIPPGASAKFPLVWRGRRVEGFVVNFEGRFYAYVNHCIHAGTPLDWWPNEFFTDDGRLLICATHGALYAPETGHCAGGPCGGGSLYTLAVRVVEDRVIVSADPSGDG, encoded by the coding sequence ATGACCGAGCCTACCGAGTGGTCCGCGGCGACGCATGAGATTCCGCCGGGCGCCTCCGCCAAGTTCCCGCTGGTCTGGCGCGGGCGGCGCGTCGAGGGGTTCGTCGTCAACTTCGAAGGGCGCTTCTACGCCTACGTCAACCATTGTATCCACGCGGGCACGCCGCTGGATTGGTGGCCCAACGAGTTCTTCACCGACGACGGCCGTCTGCTCATCTGCGCGACCCACGGCGCGCTGTACGCGCCCGAAACGGGACACTGCGCGGGCGGACCGTGCGGAGGCGGGAGCCTCTACACCCTCGCCGTCCGCGTCGTCGAGGATCGCGTCATCGTCTCGGCAGACCCGTCGGGCGATGGCTGA
- a CDS encoding ABC transporter ATP-binding protein — protein sequence MGTPRHTVEVRELEKIFRAPWPRRHRQVALRGVSFAVPEGAIFGILGPNGAGKTTLLSILATLLLPDRGEARVLGLDVVRDARRLRERINMASGSTSFLWSLTPREVLDVTGRTYGLARAARARRVAALLEQFELAAFADVPYNELSTGLRQRLALAKAFVNDPELLILDEPTVGLDPDVAVRVREEIAALRRVRGMTILLSTHYMREAEQLCDDIAFLRNGAILARGDAQSLKRQIFMGDRILLSVEGEGWTGIGRLPGVLAVRSEVSRVEALVDDARKRLPEILRHLMEQGVPVTDVSVAEPSLESVFIELAR from the coding sequence GTGGGGACCCCGCGGCACACCGTCGAGGTCCGGGAACTGGAGAAGATCTTTCGGGCGCCGTGGCCGCGCCGCCATCGCCAGGTCGCCCTTCGGGGCGTGTCATTCGCGGTGCCGGAGGGGGCCATCTTCGGGATCCTGGGGCCGAATGGGGCCGGCAAGACGACCCTCCTGTCGATCCTGGCCACCCTCCTCCTGCCCGATCGGGGTGAAGCCCGGGTGCTCGGTCTCGACGTCGTTCGCGACGCCCGCCGGCTACGGGAACGGATCAACATGGCCTCCGGCAGCACGTCCTTCCTCTGGAGCCTCACCCCGCGCGAGGTGCTCGACGTGACGGGACGCACCTATGGCCTCGCCCGGGCGGCGCGGGCGCGTCGCGTGGCGGCCCTCCTCGAGCAGTTCGAGCTGGCGGCGTTCGCCGACGTGCCCTACAACGAGCTGTCCACCGGCCTCAGGCAGCGCCTGGCCCTCGCCAAGGCATTCGTCAACGATCCCGAGCTCCTGATCCTCGACGAGCCCACCGTCGGGCTCGACCCCGACGTCGCGGTGCGAGTCCGCGAGGAGATCGCCGCCCTCCGGCGCGTTCGGGGAATGACGATCCTGCTGTCGACCCATTACATGCGCGAGGCCGAGCAGCTCTGCGACGACATCGCCTTCCTCCGGAACGGGGCGATTCTGGCCCGCGGCGACGCCCAGAGCCTCAAGCGGCAGATCTTCATGGGCGACCGCATCCTGCTGAGCGTCGAGGGTGAGGGGTGGACGGGCATCGGGCGACTGCCGGGCGTCCTGGCGGTGCGGAGCGAGGTGAGCCGGGTCGAGGCCCTGGTGGACGACGCCCGGAAGCGGCTCCCCGAGATCCTCCGGCACCTCATGGAGCAGGGAGTGCCGGTCACCGACGTGAGCGTGGCCGAGCCCAGCCTGGAGTCGGTTTTCATCGAGCTCGCCCGATGA
- a CDS encoding ABC transporter permease, translated as MNRRRVAWQRELTKTSAFFRKNWLMSRRNVMTVFEVVFWPVVTLLSVGFMTTFLRVGPDATVFVLVGTLAFSIVQVCQLDVAYAVMFDIWAKSVKHQFLAPVEPWHMAVGAWLMGVVRGLVVFALMGSVSHWAFGVSLLAPGWAPAAGFVLGLLLSAAGVGLLVVTVLLLFGVHAEVTAWSGVSLVLLLCGIYYPVSMLPGPLAGIAAGIPLTYFLEGFRAYYGFPPVFPNAWSRGFGLALAYIVVGYGAFRWAVTRSRRTGMLLKLSD; from the coding sequence ATGAATCGCCGGCGCGTGGCCTGGCAGCGCGAGCTCACCAAGACCTCGGCGTTCTTCCGGAAGAACTGGCTGATGAGCCGCCGGAACGTCATGACCGTCTTCGAAGTGGTCTTCTGGCCGGTGGTGACCCTGCTCTCGGTGGGGTTCATGACCACATTCCTCAGAGTGGGGCCGGACGCGACCGTGTTCGTCCTGGTGGGAACGCTAGCCTTCTCCATCGTCCAGGTCTGTCAGCTGGATGTCGCGTACGCGGTCATGTTCGACATCTGGGCCAAGAGCGTCAAGCACCAGTTCCTCGCGCCGGTCGAGCCCTGGCACATGGCGGTGGGGGCCTGGCTGATGGGCGTGGTACGGGGGCTCGTCGTGTTCGCCCTGATGGGAAGCGTGAGCCACTGGGCCTTCGGCGTGAGCCTCCTCGCCCCCGGGTGGGCACCGGCTGCCGGGTTCGTCCTCGGCCTCCTCCTTTCGGCCGCGGGAGTGGGGCTCCTGGTGGTGACCGTGCTCCTGCTCTTCGGCGTCCACGCGGAGGTCACCGCCTGGTCCGGGGTGAGCCTGGTGCTCCTCCTCTGCGGCATCTACTACCCGGTCTCGATGCTGCCGGGGCCGCTCGCCGGCATCGCGGCAGGCATCCCGCTCACGTACTTCCTGGAGGGATTCCGGGCCTACTACGGCTTTCCGCCGGTCTTCCCGAATGCCTGGAGCCGGGGCTTCGGGCTCGCCCTCGCCTACATCGTCGTGGGCTACGGAGCCTTTCGATGGGCCGTGACGCGGTCTCGGCGGACCGGGATGCTGCTCAAGCTGTCAGACTGA